The window CCATCATCCAGGAGATCCCCGGCGCCGGGGACATGAAGGTCGTCGTCATCGAGATCGAGGGCGGCTACTTCTACCTGATGAACGCCGGCGCCAACGCCTACCTCGCCGTACTCGCCGACGTGACCTGCGAGCCGGGCCGGATGAGCGGCATGATGCGTGACCTCGTCGTCCGGATCGGCGCCCATCTCACCAGTCCGCCCCGGCGGAACGGGCAGACCGTATGACACCTCCACGACGCAAACGGCGCCAGCCGCAGCACCTGCCGCCCCCGCCTCCGCCCCCACCGGCCCCTCAGCCGGCGGGCGGCCCGGCGACGCCCAGGAACCCCGAGCGGCTGTACACCATCGC of the Streptomyces sp. 1222.5 genome contains:
- a CDS encoding roadblock/LC7 domain-containing protein, with product MIQQRANLDWMLKQLNDGVPGIEMIVVLSADGLRIARYGGDPDAADRVAAACAGVQSLAGAIIQEIPGAGDMKVVVIEIEGGYFYLMNAGANAYLAVLADVTCEPGRMSGMMRDLVVRIGAHLTSPPRRNGQTV